The proteins below are encoded in one region of Ferroplasma acidiphilum:
- the agl3 gene encoding UDP-sulfoquinovose synthase, whose protein sequence is MKVLILGIDGYIGFPLALRLLDRGYEVYGADNFYTRRRVKNVGSKSAVKINSFATRNKKLNNAIKFYMGDVSNPKFVYDIIRDSGADAIVHLAEQRSAPYSMISLKTATETLDKNIESTMNIIYAVKDLNRDIHIVKLGSMGEYGTPNIDIPEGFLDVQFHGRSDKLPFPRMGQSWYHLSKIFDTYNLMLANRIWGLNVSDVMQGVVYGTRTPEITKYKLFTRFDIDQIYGTVLNRFISQAVIGYPLTVYGKGDQKRAFLSLEDSVECLNLILDHPAENEYKVYNQFDEYYPLNYLAETVKNRYESIYGKKVSINHVPNPRVEMEDHYYNPANQNLKDIGYRRQRSLEDEVPVMIKDVRNNINTVYSLKNVIKPSTNWR, encoded by the coding sequence ATGAAAGTGCTTATTCTGGGCATTGACGGATACATCGGTTTTCCTCTTGCACTGAGGCTTCTTGATAGAGGATATGAAGTATATGGTGCCGACAATTTTTATACACGCAGAAGGGTAAAAAATGTAGGTTCTAAATCTGCGGTAAAGATTAATTCTTTTGCCACACGGAACAAAAAACTGAATAATGCCATTAAGTTTTACATGGGCGATGTTAGCAATCCGAAATTTGTATACGATATAATAAGGGATTCAGGGGCAGATGCCATAGTCCACCTGGCCGAACAGCGTTCTGCACCCTATTCAATGATATCACTTAAAACGGCTACTGAAACACTGGACAAAAATATAGAAAGCACAATGAATATAATATATGCGGTAAAAGACCTGAACAGGGATATACATATAGTTAAACTCGGTTCCATGGGTGAATACGGAACACCGAATATTGATATACCTGAAGGATTCCTGGATGTCCAGTTCCATGGAAGAAGCGATAAATTGCCTTTCCCACGGATGGGGCAATCCTGGTACCACCTGTCAAAAATTTTTGACACTTACAACCTGATGCTTGCAAACCGGATATGGGGGCTAAACGTCAGTGATGTTATGCAGGGTGTTGTTTATGGAACAAGAACTCCTGAGATTACAAAATACAAACTCTTTACCAGGTTCGACATTGACCAGATATACGGAACAGTGCTGAATAGATTCATTTCACAGGCAGTAATAGGATACCCGCTGACAGTGTATGGGAAAGGAGACCAGAAGCGTGCGTTTTTGTCGCTAGAAGATAGTGTAGAATGCCTTAACCTGATACTTGACCATCCTGCTGAAAATGAATATAAGGTATACAACCAGTTTGATGAATATTATCCATTAAATTATCTTGCAGAAACGGTTAAAAACAGGTATGAATCAATATATGGAAAGAAAGTAAGCATAAACCATGTGCCCAATCCCAGGGTGGAGATGGAAGACCACTATTATAATCCGGCAAACCAGAATTTAAAGGATATAGGCTACAGGAGACAGAGGTCACTGGAAGATGAAGTCCCTGTTATGATAAAGGATGTAAGAAACAACATAAATACAGTTTATAGCCTGAAGAATGTTATAAAGCCCTCAACTAACTGGAGATAA
- a CDS encoding DUF1453 family protein, translating into MAGLNLSNTFLGIALLLIFSRILYRRLKQGINGRQYKTARLFITPTIYFLLLVFFMVAFIGNIDYIIIVILLCVVGIIPGFIYGERVTFFDRNGQIFYKRSPYILTFWAAGFMVRILLEFIFPSNLEIQFIVDTLLAVTLGLIVGESIKTYRKYREYTMENNLTIN; encoded by the coding sequence GTGGCAGGCTTAAATTTATCCAATACATTCCTTGGAATAGCCCTTCTGCTAATATTTTCCCGGATCTTATATAGAAGGCTAAAACAGGGAATTAATGGAAGGCAGTATAAAACTGCAAGGCTATTCATAACACCTACCATTTATTTCCTGCTTCTTGTGTTCTTTATGGTTGCATTCATAGGGAATATAGATTATATTATTATAGTAATACTGCTCTGCGTTGTTGGAATTATCCCCGGATTTATCTATGGCGAGCGTGTAACATTTTTTGACAGGAACGGCCAGATTTTTTATAAAAGGTCTCCATATATACTTACCTTCTGGGCTGCAGGGTTTATGGTAAGAATATTGCTTGAATTCATTTTCCCTTCAAACCTGGAGATACAGTTTATAGTGGATACATTACTTGCTGTAACGCTTGGGCTCATTGTGGGAGAATCCATTAAAACCTACAGGAAATACAGGGAATATACAATGGAAAATAACCTTACTATAAATTAG
- a CDS encoding sugar phosphate nucleotidyltransferase produces the protein MDALITAAGLGTRANLPEGMRKEMLPVYAVRNGKIVLRPILECIIHNLSLSGADKFFIVLDAKDRHTADYLSTLNVKSEYIYQKRAEGYGKAVALAKEYILGDFILNAGDGLILDRNKTKNMVDLYRSTGKTILSVMAVPNPQRYGVANIKNGIVESVVEKPEHPTSKYALAAFYVIKRDVMDLLDGTELTPAINRHIINGNTVIPFKIRRSDWLSIGNSNDYYKILRRAYNFSRKLISS, from the coding sequence ATGGACGCCCTTATAACTGCTGCCGGGCTTGGAACCCGGGCTAACCTTCCTGAAGGCATGAGAAAAGAGATGCTTCCAGTTTATGCTGTCAGAAATGGGAAAATAGTTCTCAGGCCTATTCTTGAGTGCATAATCCACAATCTATCACTATCCGGAGCAGATAAGTTTTTTATTGTGCTGGATGCTAAGGACAGGCATACAGCAGATTATCTTTCAACACTGAATGTAAAATCCGAATATATATACCAGAAACGGGCGGAAGGCTATGGAAAGGCCGTAGCACTGGCTAAAGAATACATTCTAGGAGATTTCATATTGAATGCAGGCGATGGGCTCATACTGGATAGGAATAAAACAAAAAATATGGTTGATCTTTACAGGTCAACAGGCAAAACCATTCTCAGCGTAATGGCAGTGCCCAACCCCCAGAGATATGGCGTGGCAAATATAAAAAACGGCATTGTGGAATCTGTTGTGGAGAAGCCTGAACATCCCACTTCAAAATATGCACTTGCAGCGTTCTATGTAATTAAAAGGGATGTGATGGATCTGCTGGACGGTACAGAATTAACACCTGCAATAAATAGGCACATAATTAATGGAAATACAGTTATTCCATTTAAGATAAGGAGATCAGACTGGCTCAGTATTGGAAACAGCAATGATTATTATAAAATCCTCAGGAGGGCATATAATTTCTCCAGAAAACTTATCTCCAGTTAG
- a CDS encoding KEOPS complex subunit Pcc1 produces MFRVKLTLKKSEYIKYLEAIRPEVTETFGRSSVAVKEDNSSIYIIITAPDTSSLRASVSSITRVLNVTKKIMEEDIW; encoded by the coding sequence ATGTTCAGAGTTAAACTCACCCTGAAGAAATCAGAGTACATAAAATACCTGGAAGCTATAAGGCCAGAGGTCACGGAAACATTTGGAAGGTCAAGTGTTGCTGTTAAGGAAGATAATTCCAGTATATATATAATAATTACAGCCCCTGACACTTCATCTTTAAGGGCCAGTGTTTCCTCAATAACAAGGGTATTGAACGTAACTAAAAAAATAATGGAGGAAGATATATGGTAG
- a CDS encoding MBL fold metallo-hydrolase translates to MKIKFLGGAEEVGRLAIKIEDKQSKIMIDYGIEPEKPPEYPLPPEKVNDIFLTHAHLDHTGALPVYYHNFQANFHATAMTANSIKPILMDSLKIMRLENYTKMFNEEDVDNLFKSMMTAKYEQPFQVDNLTAVAHSAGHIPGSTMWWFQDARSFMITGDLYTKDTNLLYGAKPVKTDVLIMESTYAGRDHEDRDEVIQRLKESIRETIENGGRVILPTFAIGRTQEMIMTLRDMDYRIYVDGMGNRISGIYMDTPGFLKDPKLFRRSMGRVIQVRNNRMRQEAIREADIIITTSGMLDGGPVLGYIDAFAEDPKSAIFLTGYQVDGTNGRSLIENGTIQIAGATIKPAMKIDFFDLSAHAGHSDLVKFVKGVDPEIVVLCHGDQREKLQESLPEYKFILPFNGHEFTVE, encoded by the coding sequence ATGAAAATAAAATTTCTCGGCGGAGCCGAAGAAGTCGGAAGACTAGCAATAAAGATAGAGGATAAGCAAAGCAAGATAATGATAGATTATGGTATAGAGCCGGAAAAACCACCTGAATATCCACTTCCACCTGAAAAGGTGAATGACATATTCCTGACACATGCCCATCTGGACCATACCGGGGCATTGCCTGTGTATTACCATAACTTTCAGGCAAATTTCCATGCAACGGCTATGACTGCGAACAGTATAAAGCCCATACTCATGGATTCGCTCAAAATCATGAGGCTTGAAAACTATACCAAAATGTTCAACGAGGAAGATGTTGATAACCTGTTCAAGTCAATGATGACGGCGAAATATGAGCAGCCATTCCAGGTAGACAACCTTACAGCTGTGGCACACAGTGCAGGGCATATACCAGGTTCTACAATGTGGTGGTTCCAGGACGCCAGGTCATTTATGATTACCGGCGATCTGTACACAAAGGACACAAACCTGCTTTATGGAGCAAAGCCCGTGAAGACTGATGTACTGATAATGGAAAGCACATATGCAGGAAGGGACCATGAAGATAGGGATGAGGTAATCCAGAGGCTCAAGGAAAGCATAAGGGAAACCATAGAGAATGGAGGCAGGGTAATATTGCCCACATTCGCAATTGGAAGGACCCAGGAAATGATAATGACCCTGAGAGATATGGATTACAGGATTTATGTTGATGGAATGGGAAACAGGATATCCGGAATATATATGGATACACCAGGATTTCTCAAGGACCCGAAACTATTCAGGAGATCAATGGGCCGTGTAATACAGGTAAGGAACAACAGGATGAGACAGGAAGCCATAAGGGAGGCAGATATAATTATTACAACTTCAGGAATGCTTGACGGCGGGCCGGTTCTCGGGTACATAGATGCCTTTGCCGAAGATCCAAAATCTGCCATATTCCTTACAGGATATCAGGTAGATGGAACAAACGGAAGGAGCCTTATAGAAAACGGAACAATACAGATTGCAGGCGCAACAATAAAACCGGCAATGAAAATAGATTTCTTTGATCTATCTGCACACGCAGGGCATTCTGACCTTGTGAAGTTTGTGAAAGGCGTAGACCCGGAAATAGTGGTATTATGCCACGGTGACCAGAGGGAAAAACTTCAGGAATCACTTCCGGAATACAAATTTATATTGCCCTTCAATGGGCATGAATTTACGGTAGAATAA
- a CDS encoding asparagine synthase C-terminal domain-containing protein: MQNIVDNVYNELKAAVEQTADKPCAIAYSGGLDSSLLLALSGYRYIPYTLGFSDSRDIENVDDASSILKINPKIILLDEIDIEGYISQLLKIDPKITKMEMGYELVLFILMDFIPEKYVVTGQGADELFYGYRRFIDNPRLKNDTYINRLFNVTLPREKKMAEYYDKELITPYLSPGMLKIRHYITREDNIEGNRNKLILREIAAKTSLPEEIYNRSKTAAQYGSGINKYLLRQSDKIFRNE; encoded by the coding sequence ATGCAGAATATAGTAGATAATGTTTATAATGAACTTAAGGCAGCAGTGGAACAAACAGCAGATAAGCCCTGTGCGATAGCCTATTCAGGTGGCCTCGACAGTTCACTGCTCCTTGCACTTTCAGGTTACAGGTATATACCATACACACTGGGTTTTTCAGATTCAAGGGATATTGAAAATGTTGATGATGCATCTTCGATCTTAAAAATAAATCCAAAAATAATATTGCTGGATGAGATCGACATTGAGGGCTATATAAGCCAGCTATTAAAAATTGACCCGAAGATCACAAAGATGGAAATGGGATATGAGCTTGTACTATTCATTTTAATGGATTTTATCCCGGAAAAATATGTTGTTACAGGTCAGGGTGCTGACGAACTATTTTATGGATACAGAAGGTTTATAGACAATCCAAGGCTTAAAAATGATACATACATTAACAGGCTATTCAATGTTACATTGCCAAGGGAAAAGAAAATGGCAGAATACTATGATAAGGAATTGATAACACCATATCTGTCCCCTGGTATGTTGAAAATAAGGCATTATATAACCAGGGAAGATAATATTGAGGGAAACAGGAACAAGCTGATACTCAGGGAAATAGCGGCTAAAACCTCATTGCCGGAAGAGATTTATAACAGGAGTAAAACTGCAGCCCAGTATGGCTCCGGCATAAATAAATACCTTTTACGGCAATCCGATAAAATATTTAGAAATGAATAA
- a CDS encoding endonuclease III domain-containing protein translates to MFGDLYNLLYVYYGNLEWWPSETDDETVIGTILTQNTSWKNVEKALKKMKENHVYTLNEIATTDQERLKELIKSSGFYNQKSRYLLTLSKEITEKYGNLPGMKNKDIKEIEGFIMGLNGVGNETMESIMLYALDYPVFVVDAYTLRFFKRFYGKDFSRKEIRNYAEEEFSEIDQLKNFHGMIVNLGKDFCKKTPVCKSCFLRDDCLYGKH, encoded by the coding sequence ATGTTCGGGGACCTATACAATTTACTGTATGTTTACTATGGAAACCTGGAATGGTGGCCTTCAGAAACTGATGATGAGACTGTAATTGGAACTATACTTACACAGAATACATCGTGGAAAAATGTGGAAAAGGCTTTGAAAAAAATGAAAGAAAATCATGTTTATACCCTGAATGAAATAGCCACAACTGATCAGGAGAGATTGAAGGAACTTATTAAGAGTTCCGGGTTCTATAACCAGAAGAGCCGCTACCTTCTTACCCTCTCAAAGGAAATCACAGAAAAATATGGCAATCTGCCCGGGATGAAAAATAAAGACATTAAAGAAATAGAAGGATTTATCATGGGGCTTAACGGCGTTGGAAACGAAACCATGGAGTCTATAATGCTCTATGCCCTTGACTATCCGGTATTTGTCGTTGATGCATATACACTGAGATTTTTCAAAAGATTTTATGGAAAGGACTTTTCAAGAAAAGAAATAAGGAATTACGCAGAAGAAGAATTTTCTGAAATAGATCAGCTTAAAAATTTTCATGGCATGATCGTAAACCTTGGAAAAGATTTCTGCAAAAAAACACCTGTATGCAAATCCTGTTTTCTCCGGGATGATTGTTTATACGGAAAACACTAA
- a CDS encoding S-methyl-5'-thioadenosine phosphorylase: MTYVGIIGGSGLYSIMETRKTMDIDTPYGKPSAPLEIGEINGVEVAFLPRHGKKHTIPPHMVNYKANIFALQKAGVQRIIGLNAVGSLKEEYKPGDIVIPDQFIDFTKRRDLTYYNGPDVYHISMADPFCSDISAKAYEAGKKLSFPVHKNGAYICIEGPRFSTRAESKMFRNFADIIGMTLVPEINLAAELSMCYGMLATVTDYDAWKDEAVEASDVMQIMKESEEKVSKMLYNLVPEINGQRNCKCSLRLENAKA, encoded by the coding sequence ATGACATACGTAGGAATAATAGGAGGCAGTGGTCTTTATAGTATAATGGAAACCAGGAAAACAATGGATATTGATACACCCTATGGCAAACCATCAGCACCACTTGAGATTGGTGAAATAAATGGAGTTGAGGTAGCTTTTCTGCCCAGGCATGGGAAAAAGCACACAATACCACCTCATATGGTGAACTATAAAGCAAATATTTTTGCATTGCAGAAAGCTGGCGTTCAGAGGATAATAGGCCTCAACGCTGTCGGATCATTAAAGGAGGAATATAAACCGGGAGATATAGTAATACCCGATCAATTTATTGATTTTACTAAAAGGAGGGACCTTACATATTATAATGGCCCTGATGTTTACCATATTTCCATGGCAGACCCATTCTGCAGTGATATAAGTGCAAAGGCATATGAAGCGGGCAAAAAATTATCATTTCCCGTACATAAGAATGGTGCATATATATGCATAGAGGGTCCAAGGTTCTCAACCAGGGCTGAATCAAAAATGTTCAGGAATTTTGCCGATATAATAGGAATGACTCTTGTTCCTGAAATTAATCTTGCAGCTGAATTGTCAATGTGCTATGGCATGCTGGCAACTGTCACAGATTACGATGCATGGAAAGATGAAGCTGTGGAAGCTTCAGATGTTATGCAGATAATGAAAGAAAGTGAGGAAAAAGTATCAAAAATGTTATATAATTTAGTTCCAGAAATTAACGGTCAAAGGAATTGCAAATGTTCTTTGAGATTAGAAAATGCAAAAGCGTGA
- a CDS encoding adenylyltransferase/cytidyltransferase family protein has protein sequence MIKVMASGVFDILHLGHVHYLRESKSFGDYLVVVIASDYTAQKHGKELVFNENERSALVSELKMVDEVMVGHSDDNIFKTVAELKPDIITLGYDQKFDDSYIETECKKLGLNTKVRRTSPYDGTINSSSKIRQKILESI, from the coding sequence ATGATAAAGGTCATGGCATCCGGAGTATTTGACATACTGCATTTAGGGCATGTGCATTACTTAAGGGAATCAAAATCCTTTGGCGATTATCTTGTCGTGGTTATTGCTTCAGATTATACAGCACAGAAACATGGAAAGGAACTGGTATTCAATGAAAATGAACGTTCTGCCCTTGTATCAGAACTGAAGATGGTGGATGAGGTGATGGTAGGCCATAGTGATGATAATATATTCAAAACTGTTGCAGAATTGAAACCGGATATAATTACACTGGGATATGACCAGAAATTTGATGATTCCTATATTGAAACTGAATGCAAAAAACTCGGGCTAAATACAAAGGTGAGGAGGACATCGCCATACGACGGGACAATAAACAGTTCCTCAAAAATAAGGCAAAAAATTCTTGAATCTATCTGA
- a CDS encoding carotenoid biosynthesis protein: MKTEWLIAYAYLASGIVMLIAYIFTHIYDLSVFMEVIFIPFYFYHSIKFKGANFTLKFFAASYILAFFIEFSGVHTGIPFGRYIYSSILGPELLGVPVAIPFLWSSLLYFSWLAGRGKIVTSSILMVAIDLSFDPRFSIHLWHWAVPGIYFGVPLTNFAGWFIASISIFAVLLLILPGSSKFSINALIFYTLLGLFQCIEDAVVALYLPALISAVIFVCIFAVLYYSHEISIRKNKKLQAIG, translated from the coding sequence ATGAAAACTGAATGGCTCATTGCCTATGCGTACCTTGCATCTGGCATCGTTATGCTAATTGCATACATATTTACCCACATTTATGATCTGTCTGTCTTCATGGAGGTAATATTTATACCATTCTACTTTTATCATTCAATAAAATTTAAAGGTGCTAATTTCACCCTGAAATTCTTTGCAGCTTCCTACATCCTTGCCTTTTTTATTGAATTTTCAGGGGTGCATACAGGCATTCCATTTGGAAGGTATATATATTCATCAATTCTCGGCCCTGAACTATTGGGTGTTCCCGTGGCTATTCCATTCCTCTGGTCTTCACTATTATATTTCTCATGGCTCGCAGGGCGTGGGAAAATTGTTACCTCATCTATATTGATGGTGGCAATTGATTTATCTTTTGATCCACGCTTTTCCATACATCTATGGCACTGGGCAGTGCCTGGCATATATTTTGGTGTTCCTCTCACAAACTTCGCAGGATGGTTTATAGCATCCATTTCAATCTTTGCAGTTTTATTGTTAATACTTCCTGGGAGTTCGAAATTTAGCATAAATGCTTTAATATTCTATACACTTCTCGGCTTATTCCAGTGCATTGAAGATGCTGTAGTAGCATTATATTTGCCTGCCCTGATCTCCGCTGTAATATTTGTATGTATTTTTGCAGTTCTTTACTATTCCCATGAAATCAGTATCAGGAAAAATAAAAAATTGCAGGCTATAGGTTAA
- a CDS encoding TIGR00269 family protein, producing MECSICGATAVYEVKYNGSALCKNHFITYVEKRVKREIREQVDFGSKKTRISVAISGGKDSSATLYLLHKILSERRNLELTAFTVDEGIEGYRSTGLEKARKLCENLGIEHNVISYKENYGYSLDEIMKIDKKTISCSHCGPMRRQLMNRISEYTESDYVALGINLDDYAQSILMNVAKGDVARYARMAPHSYTREGLVPRILPLRKIPEKEVVLYAILNGIDFDSSWCPYYSMAQRNSFRDIIEKLEKETPGTKFAIVKFFDETRKSIREHYVNENVKLNSCKICGAPTPGEICEVCSDLEHIRAIDNET from the coding sequence ATGGAATGTTCAATATGCGGCGCTACTGCTGTATATGAGGTAAAATACAACGGTTCTGCACTGTGCAAAAACCACTTTATTACGTATGTGGAAAAGAGGGTGAAGCGTGAGATACGTGAACAGGTAGACTTTGGCAGTAAAAAAACCAGGATTTCTGTTGCAATCTCAGGTGGAAAAGATAGTTCTGCAACATTATATCTGCTACACAAAATATTATCGGAGAGGAGAAACCTTGAACTTACAGCATTCACTGTGGATGAGGGCATAGAGGGGTACAGGAGCACAGGGCTCGAGAAGGCCAGAAAATTGTGTGAAAATCTGGGAATTGAACATAATGTAATATCATACAAGGAAAACTATGGCTATTCACTGGATGAAATAATGAAAATAGACAAAAAAACTATTTCATGTTCCCACTGTGGCCCTATGAGGAGGCAATTAATGAACAGGATATCAGAATATACCGAATCTGATTACGTTGCTCTGGGCATTAACCTTGACGATTATGCACAATCAATACTGATGAATGTTGCAAAGGGAGATGTAGCACGCTACGCAAGGATGGCCCCCCATTCCTATACGAGGGAGGGTTTAGTGCCAAGAATATTGCCCCTGAGAAAAATACCTGAGAAGGAGGTTGTGCTTTACGCTATTTTAAATGGCATAGATTTTGACTCCAGCTGGTGCCCCTACTATAGCATGGCACAGAGAAATTCATTCAGGGATATTATAGAAAAACTTGAAAAGGAAACTCCAGGGACAAAATTTGCAATAGTAAAATTCTTTGATGAAACGAGGAAATCAATCAGGGAACACTATGTCAATGAAAATGTTAAGTTAAATTCGTGTAAAATATGCGGTGCACCAACTCCCGGAGAGATATGCGAGGTCTGCTCTGATCTTGAGCATATAAGGGCAATAGATAATGAAACATAG
- a CDS encoding prefoldin subunit beta, with product MVEPNLNAYLQNQIKQAQDMQAQIEQVANQRYQIDMKVKELDKTLKELNTVGKDAPIYKNVGPIIYKIDDREKLVSDLEEQKELSQMRLKTLENQQKTLEEKYKELEQAIQKRYEESTRNQNNQGIN from the coding sequence ATGGTAGAACCTAACTTAAATGCATATTTGCAGAACCAGATAAAACAGGCACAGGACATGCAGGCACAGATAGAGCAAGTTGCAAACCAGAGATATCAGATTGACATGAAGGTTAAAGAACTTGACAAAACGCTTAAAGAACTGAATACAGTAGGTAAAGATGCCCCGATATATAAAAATGTAGGACCTATTATTTATAAGATTGATGACAGGGAAAAACTTGTTTCTGACCTGGAAGAGCAGAAGGAACTGAGCCAGATGAGGCTTAAAACACTTGAAAACCAGCAAAAGACACTGGAAGAGAAATACAAGGAGCTGGAACAGGCTATCCAGAAAAGGTATGAAGAATCAACCAGAAACCAGAACAATCAGGGAATTAATTAA
- a CDS encoding MarC family protein has translation MTFSTDFLKVFMPLFVVIDPFGSLAIFVSMTGSFNRDTRRTISRDAVFYAGIIIILFALAGGLIIEFFGISIEALEIAGGIILLLMGIEMVRQGAKPDTSVDSSKNMGIVPFATPLLAGPGAISLVIILMKGDLFTKILTIVSVLLVLVIVYFFFIYSSKILSLLGDKVMTAITRIFGLLVAGFAIQYFLDALVALSVLK, from the coding sequence ATGACATTTAGCACAGACTTCCTGAAAGTATTCATGCCACTTTTTGTGGTTATAGATCCATTCGGAAGCCTTGCAATATTTGTAAGCATGACCGGCTCCTTCAACCGCGATACACGAAGGACCATTTCAAGGGATGCTGTTTTTTATGCTGGAATTATAATAATACTTTTCGCACTGGCAGGGGGGCTTATAATAGAATTTTTTGGTATATCCATAGAAGCACTGGAAATTGCAGGCGGCATAATACTCCTGCTCATGGGAATAGAAATGGTCAGGCAGGGAGCTAAACCTGATACGTCCGTAGACAGTTCAAAAAACATGGGAATAGTTCCATTTGCAACCCCACTTCTCGCTGGCCCGGGTGCCATATCTCTTGTTATTATCCTCATGAAGGGTGACTTATTCACAAAAATTCTTACTATTGTTTCTGTGCTTCTGGTGCTTGTCATCGTGTATTTTTTCTTCATATATTCATCTAAAATATTAAGCCTGCTGGGAGACAAGGTGATGACAGCAATAACAAGAATTTTCGGGCTTCTTGTTGCAGGCTTTGCCATACAATATTTCCTTGACGCCCTTGTTGCCCTGAGTGTCCTGAAATAA